The following coding sequences are from one Candidatus Endomicrobium procryptotermitis window:
- a CDS encoding ABC transporter ATP-binding protein/permease, with the protein MKKKIEIKRLWKYLKPYIPRFIAAILFMIVYAVMDIYVLTVLNNFINKIFLRNDSAEMLLRAALIFPAVYVVLGISDYGRSYLLNYIGENVIRDMRKELHGKLISLSHSFYVENSSAKIMSRITNDLGLVQNAIVKVPATVTREFLIFIGVGIYIFYLNWRFAAVVLLILPIISFPLIVLSRRMKKAASEGQSQMAEIYSSLSQMLSGFSAIRAFCSERYEIQKFKEDNKRFYDIALNMIRIDARLAPMIEVIGAFAAGLILFFGGRDVINGVWTPGDFLVFFYAVTKMYKPVRSFSIVNNQLQSGLAGAERVFEILDKKPSIKDTENAVVVPPFKRSIIYKDVDFGYIPDKLVLKKFNIEIKNGQTVAFVGYSGSGKTTIANLLMRFYDPCGGTIFIDGIDIKNAALQSLRKQIGIVSQDVMLFDDTIKYNIAYGHFDASMEDIVKAAKNANAHDFISKLPRGYDTLVGERGMKISGGEKQRISIARAILKNPPILLLDEATSALDSESEQLVRQAIENLMENRTVILIAHRLATIKNADKIIVMDKGHIAGSGTHEELIKIENGIYKKLNKMQKL; encoded by the coding sequence ATGAAAAAGAAAATCGAAATAAAAAGATTATGGAAATACTTAAAACCTTACATACCGCGCTTTATTGCCGCCATATTATTTATGATAGTATATGCCGTAATGGATATTTATGTTCTTACCGTTTTAAATAATTTCATAAATAAAATATTTTTGAGAAACGACAGCGCAGAAATGCTTTTAAGAGCGGCGCTGATTTTTCCGGCGGTTTATGTGGTTTTGGGAATTTCAGATTACGGAAGAAGTTATCTGCTCAACTATATTGGAGAGAACGTCATAAGGGATATGAGAAAGGAACTTCACGGCAAGCTTATATCTTTATCGCATAGTTTTTATGTGGAAAACTCTTCAGCCAAAATAATGTCGCGCATTACAAACGATTTGGGCTTGGTACAAAATGCTATAGTCAAAGTTCCTGCGACTGTTACCAGAGAATTTCTTATTTTTATAGGAGTTGGAATATATATTTTTTATTTAAACTGGAGATTTGCCGCTGTAGTTCTACTGATTCTTCCCATTATATCCTTTCCTCTTATTGTGCTTTCAAGAAGAATGAAAAAAGCCGCGTCGGAAGGACAGTCTCAAATGGCTGAGATTTATTCTTCTCTTTCACAAATGCTTAGCGGTTTTTCGGCAATAAGAGCTTTCTGCAGCGAAAGATATGAAATACAAAAATTCAAAGAAGACAATAAAAGGTTCTATGATATAGCTTTAAATATGATAAGAATTGATGCGCGGCTTGCTCCTATGATAGAAGTTATAGGCGCTTTTGCAGCCGGATTAATTTTATTTTTTGGGGGAAGGGACGTAATCAATGGAGTGTGGACACCGGGCGATTTTCTGGTTTTTTTCTACGCAGTCACAAAAATGTATAAGCCAGTCAGAAGTTTTTCCATCGTCAATAATCAGCTGCAAAGCGGACTTGCCGGAGCCGAAAGAGTATTTGAAATTCTTGATAAGAAGCCTTCAATAAAAGATACGGAAAATGCAGTCGTTGTTCCGCCGTTTAAGAGATCCATAATTTATAAAGACGTGGATTTTGGATATATTCCGGATAAACTCGTTCTTAAAAAATTTAATATTGAAATTAAGAATGGTCAAACTGTCGCCTTTGTTGGATATTCTGGTTCTGGAAAAACTACAATAGCAAATCTTCTCATGAGATTTTACGACCCATGCGGTGGAACAATTTTTATAGATGGCATTGATATTAAAAATGCCGCGCTGCAATCGCTGAGGAAACAGATAGGTATAGTAAGTCAGGACGTAATGCTTTTTGACGATACCATAAAATATAATATCGCTTATGGACATTTTGACGCTTCTATGGAAGATATAGTAAAAGCGGCAAAAAATGCAAATGCTCATGACTTTATTTCAAAACTTCCGAGGGGATACGACACTCTTGTTGGAGAAAGAGGAATGAAAATTTCCGGCGGGGAAAAACAAAGGATTTCAATAGCCAGAGCAATACTTAAAAATCCACCTATACTTTTGCTTGACGAAGCGACCAGCGCTTTGGATTCGGAATCGGAACAGCTTGTTCGTCAAGCCATAGAAAATCTTATGGAAAACAGAACGGTAATTCTGATTGCGCATAGGCTCGCTACCATAAAAAATGCCGACAAGATAATAGTTATGGATAAAGGGCACATCGCAGGAAGCGGAACGCATGAAGAACTCATAAAAATTGAAAATGGAATATATAAAAAACTTAACAAAATGCAGAAATTATGA